A portion of the Candidatus Binataceae bacterium genome contains these proteins:
- a CDS encoding alpha/beta fold hydrolase, whose translation MKRAGRGAWVMVSVILGAMVLSSMGAFASETADKRCDELMSDLRDGLFDAATAHFDGAMKAALTPQQLRAVWQGLTGANGKLLSWKIARRSALSGQDIVVAPLEFERNSDLALLLAVNPRSGEISGIHFVPDPPATSPPYAEANSFHSIDVHVGAAPYLLPGLLTVPANGRGPWPAVVLLGGSGPNDMDESVGPNHIFKDIAEALSSRAIAVLRYDKRTHDYAAKMDLQHITVKEEYLDDAIAAVNLLRSRPEVDRNQIFVAGHSLGATIAPEVALKAAPVRGLILLAPSGRKFGEMNVQQMRFLGEASHEQLDELEQKANQLDNHLMPPTENFLGAPASYYYDLEARDEVAIARQLRIPILILHGGRDYQVIDQDIEHWQEGLKGVDHVRVETFPALNHLFIAGTGKPNKQEYGEPGHVDVKVIDAMTAFIEHPLSK comes from the coding sequence ATGAAGCGAGCGGGGCGAGGCGCGTGGGTGATGGTGTCCGTCATCTTGGGCGCGATGGTGCTCTCATCCATGGGCGCCTTTGCGTCCGAAACAGCAGATAAGCGCTGTGATGAACTGATGAGCGACCTGCGCGACGGACTCTTCGACGCTGCAACCGCGCATTTCGACGGCGCGATGAAGGCTGCACTGACCCCTCAACAACTGCGCGCAGTCTGGCAGGGGTTGACTGGCGCCAATGGCAAACTCCTTAGTTGGAAAATTGCCCGGCGCAGCGCGCTGAGCGGCCAGGACATTGTCGTCGCTCCGCTAGAGTTCGAACGTAATTCGGACCTGGCATTGCTGCTCGCGGTCAATCCGCGGAGCGGCGAGATTTCTGGGATACACTTTGTTCCAGATCCCCCGGCCACCTCTCCTCCATACGCGGAAGCAAATAGCTTTCACTCGATCGACGTCCATGTAGGTGCGGCGCCCTACCTATTGCCCGGACTTCTGACCGTTCCGGCCAACGGCAGGGGTCCGTGGCCGGCGGTCGTCTTACTGGGGGGATCGGGACCCAACGACATGGATGAGAGCGTGGGACCCAATCATATCTTCAAGGACATCGCCGAGGCCTTGAGCTCACGCGCAATAGCGGTGCTGCGTTACGACAAGCGCACTCATGACTATGCTGCGAAAATGGATCTGCAGCACATCACGGTTAAAGAAGAGTATCTCGACGACGCGATCGCGGCGGTCAATCTTTTGCGCTCACGCCCGGAGGTCGACCGCAATCAGATTTTCGTCGCCGGACACAGCCTGGGAGCAACCATCGCGCCCGAGGTTGCGCTTAAAGCTGCTCCGGTGCGTGGGTTGATCCTTCTCGCCCCGAGCGGCCGAAAGTTCGGCGAAATGAACGTCCAGCAGATGCGCTTTCTTGGGGAAGCTTCGCATGAGCAGTTGGACGAACTGGAACAGAAGGCCAACCAGCTGGACAACCACCTGATGCCGCCCACCGAGAACTTCCTGGGTGCGCCGGCGTCTTATTACTACGATCTCGAGGCACGCGACGAGGTCGCGATTGCACGCCAGCTCCGTATACCCATCCTCATCCTTCACGGCGGACGCGACTACCAGGTGATCGACCAGGACATCGAGCATTGGCAGGAAGGCCTCAAGGGCGTCGACCACGTTCGCGTGGAGACCTTCCCGGCACTAAATCATTTGTTTATTGCCGGGACCGGAAAACCCAACAAGCAAGAGTACGGCGAGCCAGGGCACGTCGATGTAAAGGTCATCGACGCCATGACCGCATTCATCGAACATCCCCTTTCCAAATGA